The Asterias amurensis chromosome 19, ASM3211899v1 genomic interval acagtgctagcacgCACCGGTAAATTAAAAAtagattaaataaaaaattatgattACGTTTGTTTTGTAAACACGGCCGCTAGTATCACAGTACAGGAATTACTGGAGAAGAGTGTGGCAAACAAACACCTAGAGTTTTCAACCAGGTTTGTAGGGGAAGAAAACGGAGTGTCGGCCTCATTCGAATTTGGTAGGCATATATGgcctcaaaatattgtttagtaGATAGATTTGAGAGCCCAATAAAAGGGGTAGGCCGTGTTGCTCCCACATATCATACTTGATACTTACCGGGTTGATCGGGATCATCTCTTTCTTTGGTGccctctgtaaaaaaaaaaaaaaaaaaaaaaaaacatcaaccacAATCACAAACCCTGTTTTTGTTCCTAGTCCCACTGTTTATTGGTTGTAGCTCCAGACTAGTATTAGCtgagtattattttgtttacatgcaattgtttttgtatattttgttcaatggTGGCTCGACTCCCACGATCTCTATGGTTCAGTTAATATTATTTAGCTCTCATTGTATATGCATGTGTCATTACTTTGCTTCCTAAAATGGATCCCTCCACAGTTTTGTCACATTTGCTTTTAGTTCTTCAAACCTATAATGTGAAGATATTTTGAGTTGACTTTTTATAGTGATATTAACTTTTTCGTTAATATACAACTGTGGAAATAAATCAACATTAGAATATTCTACACAAAATGATTGCCAAAGGAAAATGTTGATGAAGTTTCAAATCATGTATTGCAATGGCGTTTGGTAATAAACGCGTCACATCTCGAGGCtataataattatgtaaaatCGGATAGCAGTGAACGATACATAACACAAAATAGAATATGAAatcgaagaaaaaacaaattgccTCAGTATTTTTAACGGTTTATGAGGAAGTAAATAAGTCATTCAGTGGCTACCAAACCTAATTCCACTGCAATCTGAAATACTTATACATTTTGCAATAGATCCATCCACTATTGCAAAGTTCAGCTGTTGTTGTCAGTTAATTTCCGGCCCAGTTTTACGTGACAAATGTAACACacagataattattttgattgtcaTTATCGCCCACATACTGATGGGCAATTATGCATGATAAAGTGGATAATAATTAGCATTGAAGTAAATTAACATCACAAGGACGGAATAActttaaggtgagggctacacccTAACTGGTTTGTTCTGTCGACCCAGATCCACTTCCACCAGGGGCACGGTtgcacctactcctggggctgataGGGTTCCATCCTTCACAGTCCTTAAGGATGTATAGACCATAGGCATGAGTTGCATCTACTGTAGgagcagaatgcaataccttccCAATCTTCTACCCAGTTGTAGATCTTTGTAATGCATTCAGTTTCTTTTTCATGCACACagtcatgattttttttcttttagagtTCGAATTCAATTATAGATATTCAAGACAACACTTTGAACATTCTTAAGTTGATTTTCTACTACGTTTTTGAAGAAGTTAAACGGTTGACTAGCTGGCGCGTTTACGAAATTGAATAAATCGTACGTCGTTGTATGAAGTTGATTGATCTTTCTTGACCAATGACTGCTAAACAGGTGAAATTAAGTTAAGTCTCTATACTTCTTTTGATTTTGAATGCTGGTTCAGCGGAGCATTCATTTCCAAATAACATAGAGGCTGGTTGTTATTAAGTGGATTAAGTTTAAATTGGTCAGGAAAAGTTAAATTTTAATGATGATGACTTACTTGACGATGATGATATAGACCCCTGGATAGCTATATCGTTTGGTGTCGTTGTTTCTTCTGCAAACGAATAAAGGCAGGATCAGAAAATACAGAAATGGCAGTAAGTCCATAGAACAAAACCATAAGTTGAACAATGTTAGTAGACATTATGACAACAACTCAAAGATAGTAGAGGCGGAATAAAGGAAATTAATATAAAACACGTTTTTTGTCTGTTGACGTGTGGGGATGGGAAGGGGATTTTAACTGAAGAACAATTAAAACTCGTTTTCTTGGACACTGTGAATCCTTTACATCCTCGTTATTTTAAAGAACATCTTTCCATTGACAAACTATTGGAGGCGCGCTTTACTATGATACAATCCCCATATAATAACCACACATTGAGTTAGGGCTACGCACTAATCCAaactttatttcattttgacCTAAAATATTTAGCCCGCGTATTTGAAACTGAAGCTTGTACCTCGAGGGGGCTGTTTGGGTCCAACTTTAGGCAGTCAAAGATAAGGATTTTTTTAACGTGGCCGATGCTTGCGTTTTAGATACATGTCATACAAATAATACTAAGTTCTTACTATAATAGCGTTTTATCGGGCAAACATTGTCACAGCCACGTCACGGTATACTGTTTGACCCCTTGTTAACAATTATAATCATTGAGGATTTATGCTCCTCGGGAAGTTAAGAAAGACAGAAGATTTGTGTAAGTTATGCGCCCGCGGCACCCCCAGATGTTGCACTCCCCCAGATATCACGTGCGAAAAAGACCagcgagcggcgaagccgctAAGTGCCTTTACGGCGAGATGGAGACATTCAAACCATCTCACAttaatgtgttgtattatttttgtcataattaaaaaaagaagaaaaaaaaactatacaaaaTACTGATACAGTGTTAGTGATAATtacgggtgcgttcgtttagctttcctgggtcgaccccggtgtgtggcggtttttttcccaggacgaacgtgggtaattatctgcacacgttcgtcctggaaaaaaaaaaacgccacacaccggggtcgacccgggggagctaaacgaacgcacccaaagaaAAGAACATCAAGCTTATCTAAATCTTCTCTTAACAAGTGTTAGTTCTAAAGATAAAGTTAGTGTTAGACTATCAAATCAAGAAGGCTGTTAAAACATGCAAATTAATAAGTAAGCGTACGCCAAGcaatattttattgtatttcatCAAAGCATAGTGTTTATCAGCAATTATTATATCAAAGCTGCAATCTGTTGCAACATCATTGCATTAATATTTGAAAAATACTGTTGCAACATCATTGCATtaatatttgaaaaatattGTTCTTGACTTTAATGACGTCAAGGACATTCTTAGTGACCAAACACAGATTCAAACGGGTCAAGGTTGCTATAGAAGCTAATGAAAGCGGACTTTTGCGATGTGAATTAGCAACACACAGCAACCTTGCAAAAAGTGGCTTATAAGTCAATAGCAAAAATCATGCATTgggcaaaacaaataaacatgttGAGCGTCATAGGGTCGATGTCACaaggagttaggactagtcttatcttgagttaggaccagttactcatcctaacttaggactacgcATACATTtggtatatctcctaggactagtcctaagttaggactagtcctaactatttgtgaaatcgatttatttatttttttttttaattgagggccccctttttcaaaatggccgcccgaTACATTTTTAAGGGCAACCTGCTgggctatttttttttcaaaaagtgctAATTTCGTCGGCGATCGTTAACATTTACCCTTTTTCgttaaaaaacaagattaaaaaaaggaaaaggggACGCAGAACATGCTTTTTATTTTGCCTTTTGTACGGACAGATCGCATCATGAATGCCTatgaaaagaaagaacaaacaGCAATGGCCATTGTGTGCTTGTGGGTGTGACATTACCTGTGATGTTGCTATCACTCTTGGCTATCGGGTTGAGTGTAGTGTGCAGGAAGTGCAATGGTGCGTACAACATAACAATTTAATACACATTATATCAGCAgcttgattttacaaagcactaagattcattttaaaggcactgaacaccttttgacaaagaccagtatttacacttggtgtatcccaacatttttattttatgcataaaataaccaagtCTGTGGAAATgtggactcagttggtcatcgaagttacatgaaagttatgaaagaaaaaacaaccctaTTGCACAATTAATTGTATGTGtacagaaggagccgtttctcaagtGTTATACCTTCAACAGTTCCCCATTGCTCGTtggcaagtaagtttttttgtaacaattatttgagtaattaccaatagtgtcaagtggcTATCAGAAGGAGTGTTATATTTGGCATAGTGATCTTtaatgtgacatcacactttgctcaGCATTTACGACATGCAAAGTTCAGTTCGATCTTTGTCCTTTGTGACATCAACTCCATACTTTAAGAGTTTCAACATATTTGGAAGACTTTGGGACGCTGAATCACCGCAGACTGCAATAAAAGTATTCACCAGGGGATGCGTTGTCGCGGCTGTGTAACCAACAACTGTTTCGGTCGTTGGCCATATGTGACCATCAATGGGAAAGTGCACTCGTGTTAGCGCTAGCCAAAGACAAACCTTTTGATTAAATTCTGGCATGTTTTATGCATTGATTatacattttgtgtaaaatCCAGTTTTatatagaatttgtttttgttaaattctGTTCCACGAATTACAGAAAAAGCAGAATACTTAAGTCAAATCAAATTTATTGCAGCGGTAAAGTACAATGCATTTTCAGAAATCGGCGAACTCTGTGTAAGCCATTTGACACAAGCGACATAAAAATCTCGGCTTTGTAAAGAAATTACAAGAACCATGACTAaactttaaatatttataaCAGATAAACTCAAACTGAGATTGCAAAGTTTTCAAATGCTGCTGTTACGAAATAATAGAGTCATCTTTCTTTTTAGAGGACATGATGGACCTACTTTTTAACTCGTATTCTCAAATAGTTTGAAGGGACTTACCCAGAGCTGTGTAAAACGTTAAATTTGCGGCATCACCATCTCCGTATTCATTGACCGCATAGAGCTGGAGGTCATAGGTCGCATTATGTCGAAGGTCAATCAGGATACAGATTTGCTGAGCCTTGGTGGAGACTGGGAACGTGTCCTCTTCAAGAAAATAACTCTCATCTTCTAATGAGTAATCCTTTCGTCTGTCTTTTGTAGACTGTATGTAACGGAAGAACAATAAAGATTTGAACCATCtcgaattgtttttgtttttttgtgttttctttttcgatgatcttcccatcaagggaactcggcaaactcccacactGGAGACACCAAGCTTGCTACAGCCAATCTTTCGCCTACAACCAATGATTTAAGCtgatatgattatgaattgcacaaatcaaattGTTATTCAGTAACTACACGAAAATACTTATTCTATGCATTGTAAACATCAGCGGTTATGtttggggttcgaacccacaaccacgGTTGCAATTCCTGCAAtacactgggttattttacatgcggtgttacacaatacatgggaccaacggttttacatcccatccgaaggacgaagcaatggttcaGTGTCTTGCCTGATGACACAATTAGTGTCActactggggattcgaacccacactctgctgatcataaacaccagagtttgaattcggtgctcttataaccgcttggccacgacacctcCGGTATAGAAGTATATATAGCCGCCAAGTCGGAAAAGCCCCAAGACAAAGGTATATGGTGCAAGACAAGAAACTGTTCATAACTTACGTCTATCCGCCAACCACGGTACCGGATTTTATAGTAGTCAACTGGTATGGTGCCTGGGTAATTTGGAGGCTGACCATTCTGCTGTGTCCATGTCAACTTGTATTTATTACGCCGGGTACCAACTGGGCTACTGGTAATGACGGGCGCCATCGGTTTACCTAAAACACGGTTAGTAGAACAAATAATCTGTAGTTTGCTTCTGAAGCAACGTTATTTTGAACAATTGGCCTAATTGTACAATTGTATGGGCAAGTGAAATAGAAAATGGACCGGGATCAGTGTTTGAGAGTCCTGGAAAAGTTACAAGTTGTCTTTTAGAAAATAGTCATCAACACTTTATCTTACAGATTTCAGGTGAGTTTAATTAGACGTGTACAGATTGGTAACAGTGGGCTGCACACTCCGCAGGAGTTGAAATGGTTTTAGTAATTTCCGAAAATAGGGTTTGACACCTTTTGTGGATCAGGTTTTGGCTATGACATGAATCCCACTATGAAAATGTATGGAATATCATGTAACTGCCGAACTTTCAGCTTCATAGTcgtcaagtaaaacaaaacaaaaatcacatgcTTTCAAAAGAGTAAGAAATATCCGTTTTACATGCTGAACTATGTTCGTATATCTCTCACcactgagacgaacattattgtctttaaattattttacttaTATCTCGGCAAGTTAACGTTTCAAGGGGAGCTTTCCACCATGATTATCTATACCAGTGTAAATTTAATGGAATGGGTGTGTccgtttgtgttgtttgttttacaaaaagtacacaacacTTTAAGTTTAGGGGACACGTCGACCTTGATAGggtcacttggtgtattaaatgcgtttgtaaccgtttttttaataattgaatatggttagaaatatgttttaaaagtagaacataaaaACACATGCCTCAAAACtgcgtggtttcccttttactctgcgaactaaacatggtcagccattttctGCAGTCAGAAATTTCATACAAAAATTGGCGTGCCGTGTTAATTCaagacgtataaggaaaaccatgcgtTCGAGGCATATTGTGTGGACTATTATACTCTTTTTTTACAAcatatttccaaccatatgcgttttataaccaacggttacaacgcttttcatagaccaacttgcccgatccaaggcaacgtccATTAAATTATAGATGTGTAGTTTACCACTGAGGTTGATGTATCCAACTGATGTACCAAGGAAGTTCGTAGCGTGGCAGGAGTATGTGCCGTAATCCCGGTCTGGATCCACACTCACAATAACTAAACTGAATACACAAGATGAAAACATAAACCAAGTTATCAGTAACTTTGCCCTTCAATGATTTCGGTGACTGGTGAAATCATTAGGTTCGTTTTTCACACAAAGAATTCATCAACTAGTGTGGCTTAGAAACACTTTTGGAGAAATAGCAATTTTATTCGAGAAACAAAATTGCTTTTTATTCGGTGATTAATGTAACTTGCATGAGGCTTTATACtcttattcattttttttaaaggagaaaTCGACCTAGGAATGGCGACAACTTCAAGGTGACGGCTGCACTTATTTtatttgggctatcgacccaaacCAACTACTATACCAGGGCACCGTCACCTACTCATGATGCTCAAACAGGGTACCCCTTGACAGTCCATGAGgttgtaggcatgggtatcattcACTAGGAGCCTGTTTGCTATAGGGCAGAATGCAGTCCTTTGTgtacgaagcaattatggttaagtgccttgctcgagGGCcgagtgtcatgaccgggattcgaactcacactcttcCGCTGACAACACAAAATACCCCCATCACCGAACTCGTTCTCACTACTGGCtagttaaaacaaaactttgtagTTTTGTTCATTATTGAAGCTATATTTATGACGAATATCTGTAGATGCTTTTGTCTCAAGAACTTTAAAGAAATGCAATTTTAAAAGAAGGTTGGATTTCAATGAAAAATGCAGTCTTCATACCAGTTGTTGTCTCGTTTTCGATACTCGGGACTTGCACaatccttacaaaaaaaaacttagaCTTGCACGTGACACAATAAGTATGTCTAGCTTTGACATTTATAAAGTAATTATGACCCGTGGGAGGTGTTGACCCGTGCGAGGTGTTGAAGCCAGACTAAGTCAAGTCTAGTAGCCGTGTCTTATCATCGATAAGTGCATCTATGGAGCGCGTCTGGGGCAATTAATCACGCTAAGTATAGATCATGCATACATCAGCAATCGTTAATTCCAGTTCAAAAGAAAATTACGCATAATATAACACACACAGCAATAGTTTGTGTATACATAAACGATAGCTTAGGCACCGGTACACATTAATTAATCGTAAAGTAACGGGGTGCAGCTTTATAAATCATTCAAATCTCGTTAATACTCGCGATGTTTTGACCCAGGTGCGTTTGAGTAGATTTTTTTACCAGGGCTGCCGACTGCTCACTGAATACTTGTCCATAATTGAAAACGTGACTACACACGGAAAGATCGGTCCGTATAGCAACGTAGTTGTGGCGTGTCATAGCCTGCGGTTCAgggcaccaaattcaaactccgatgtttctgatcatcagagtgtgggttcgagtccatgTCGTGACACCTGGCATgtgcccttaagcaagacacttgaccatgatgctttgtccttttgaccctgttttgttgttgttgagtgTACACAATGGGTTTGATTTAGGCTGATTCAAACTCCGTTTATTAGGGCTTAGGACTCGGTATATGTATGAACTCATAATTATTATTGGAATTCAGTTACTTTTTTAACAGAATAAGCACATATCAAGGGGAGCAACCAAAAGGAAAACGAAATACTAACACAATTATGTTTGACAAGTTAACGGTTGGGAGCAACGTCATGCACAAACATGCATCACGTGTACACAGATTAATGTCTACGCAGAAGTAATGGATTGTCAGATTGTCAGATTGTTATCAGATTGTCGgacataataatttttttgacacAATGTATTGTCGAACATAATGGTTTGTCTGCTATAACAGTTTGAAGGACTGAAATGACTGCCGGACATATAGGTTTGTCGGACATATTGGTTTGTCTGATATATTGATTGTCGGACATAATCGTTTGTCAAAAATAATGGGTGGTCCGCAACAATGGTTTGTTGTCAGGCATACTCGTTTGGACATAATGATTCTTCGAAAAAGAGTTATGCCATACACAAAGGTTCAGAAACCGTTTGTCGGACATGGATAATGGATTGGGCATAATACCAATTTTGAAACACTTGGTCAAATGGTCAAGATCGGTTGCTGGACAAAATGGTACATAAATAAGTCATGGTCCATTACCACTTTGTTTCAGAGCAATCTGCTCATTTTATAGCGAGGCGTTTTTAGACATTCCATCAAAGTGATGAAATGTCAACCATTAATTTTTGGAAAACACCTTTTTAATGCCATTGACATTTTTATGGCAAGCTATGCTTTGGCAATGACGCTGTGAGTCGTCAAATGATTGATGCATTATTTGTGTTAGCGTTACAACAATCTTCATGCATCTTCAATACGTCATTCAACATGCAGGGTCAATTGGGAACATGTATCAAGCATGGGAACACTTTTTAATGGCagaaacaagttttgttttcctgtttAAGTCGATGTTACCAAACTAAGCTTTGGAGATGCAACAGCATGGTACCTTCTGTTTAGTATAAATCTGTGTACACGATTGCTATTGCAAATAGGGAGCACTACCATTAAAGATGGATGATGCATTCAACATATTCTTGCAATTGAGTACTCGGAGCTTTCGGCAGCAGACAGGTGTGGTTGAAAACATTTGAGAAAAATTCGGGGTTTAGTTTTCGCTACGAGGTCAATTGAGATTAACTTGATAATTTATTAAGAGAATATCTTTTTAAACAGgcactacttttttttttttttttttttttttagataactGTGTTTCAATGTTTGTTCACTGTTCGCCTCTcataaaaagaggaaaaaaggTCACATTAAATTATTTTTCTTCGTTTCAGTTTGAAACGTGTATGGCTTCACTTCACTCTAAAtggagttgaaagtacccgtctttcactctaaaaagagttgtccgccatatggctctttgcaaaaGTGATAAACGCGGACACAACAAGTGGTTTTCACTTGTTTAACTATAGGAGAGTACAGATTATgataaaaagtgtttcaaaCTCATGTATATACCACATTCTACAATTAATTTtactaattttaaaacaaccaTCACGCCTGCTGCCATAGCTTTTCTAAGTAGGCTAGGTGTTAGTAAGAAAAGAACAAGATACACTTGTGCGAAGTGCGCAACATGCACTACTGGAAGTGAGCTACAGGATGATGGGATAGATTGAAACAAGACCGTGATGGCTACTTGCCTAGTATAATTTCCACCACAAAACAGAGGAATCCTGGGTTAGTAACATAGcaagaaaaaaaggaattatGCAAAGTTTGCAAATGCAAAGACAACAGACTTGTATAATTATAATGCCACTAAtgtcaaacagcgccctcaacagCGTTTTATTGTTTGACATCAGTTGGCTTtgaataattattcaagagaaTTTAAACATGACACAAATTTGTTGACACTTGAGAACTTAAGTAGTTAACCGAAAAAGTGAAGCGACAAGTAAACCCAATTCATGCAAACAAAACCCGCTCAAAACTGTCTAACGATACATCACCCACAAACTACCATTAAATAAGTTGTCAATACACACCGAGactataataaaatacaacacaacccgggggaggggggggggggggtggtcgggagacacaacaacaaaagtttgtTTGTCAGAGAAGCAATTGGATAACGAGGGATAGGAAGCAAAACATCACTGTGATAGTACTAATTAAAAAACATagaattataaaataaaattaacaattaTTAACTGAAACAAAGACTAACATGTACAACCAATCAGTGTGTTACTTCttgttgaaagaaaataattttacaCTATTCACTCATAATTTTCGGCAAcgaaaaaacgaaaaaacaatACTGTTTCTTTTCCCCCTTTGAGATTATGTAAACAAAGGCTTCGGGTGAGTGTCCACACAGAACAGAAGAACGAAGTTTCTCAGACAAACACCGTCCAAGGTCATAGGTTTAAGATGCGAATTTTGGGTTATTGGGGTATAAATAGTTACTCAACAAAACATGCTTAGATATAAACTGAAATGACAAAATGTACTAAAGTTAGAATCAAATCAGAACATGTGTGCACCCACACAACAATGTACAATTACACTTACAAACTGTTAAAGTAGTCataaccaaataaaaaaacttaagtATTCGGGAATCAAAGAAAGATTTATTGTCTCACGTTGTCTGCTTTCTGGGCGAGTTTTTGATGGCACCGCTAGGTGGGTCCAGTGTGACTCCATCTTTCTTCCATGTGTATTTAGCTTTAGGGTAAGCATCCACGCCACACTGGAGCTGTCTGTACTCACCCGCTGCTGCTCGGACATCAGTCACAAGAGCGACAACTTCTGGTTTATCTGGTTACACAATGGAAACGGGATGTGTTTTAGgagttttgcatcggggataaacaaTTGTATTTTGCTTTTACCTTTGCAGAACACTTGTGGATAAAAGTTATTGTTAGTTAAATAACTACTGCTCTAAACAGAGAACCAACCCCGGTGAGATTCGAACCGGTGTAGAAGGCGAGTAAATGTAGCACTACGCCACTCGACTGCCTTGGATTGGTCTaaaggtaaaaaataaatacccaTTGTCACAAGTTTTCAAACCCTATCTCAAATTGTTTTCCGTACAAATATCTTTAATTGGATTACTTGTCCATTTTGCTCCTTGCACAGTGCGTTCAgtgaaaatgaaacaattttacataaacagactccagaagacgatcagagcatactgatcgaaacgtcagaacaaccccaactcaattagagagTATCATTACCGaaaccttactatatcgtaTTTACATGCAAAGGTTCAAATCCTAAACTTACAGTTGACTTTGATGAACACTGGTCTAATATCTGGCGCTTCGTTGAATCCGTTCTCAGCCGCACATTCGTATTTACCAGCCTGGCTTCGATTGATTGACTCAATTTGTAGTGTCACGTTCCCAACCGGTAGGGGAGGCTGTGGCGGTTCACGCCATTTACGCCATTCAATGCTAAAACAGAACATACCATAAAAGAGCCGTCGGTGTTGGAGACTTTAAAGGACACGGTTaaagtggcagcagacctacaaGGTAAATTTATTATTCTTGAAGGAGAACGAGAAGAGGGgtaagaggaggaggaggaataTGGGAGGAGtaggggaggaggaggaggaggaataTGGGAGGAGtaggggaggaggaggaggaggaataGGAGGAGGAAGGCAATTTATACACGAACGTCTGAAAATGCCACCCCTATTTTATTTTCGGGATGTTCTTAACGACAAGTAGCTTTATTTTTAAGCGTGAATTCAACtgttgaaaagaaaacaaaaattcagctgttttgggaaaataaaaacaacagacGTTGAATATAAACAACAATGCTCCGCCAAAAGTTGCTAAAAATAGAATTTGCATCTTAATTAAAAACCTTCAGAAAACGAGGCCAAGGACTTGAACCGACTACAAGCCACCTGAGCTCCTtttaaaaaggaagaaaaaaagctGCTCCTGAAATAACCGTTCttgcaataaataaataattaattgcTCTAAAAACACGTTCTTTTCGAAAATGAAACCGTGTAGTAGAATGCCCTCGTTCTAGAGGACGTGGTAAGACGCTTTTAAAGGTATAGCTTTACACTATTGACAATCACTGACAATAAATGCCaatagcataaacacttacttgtgagaaacggctccctatggagcgtagtctttgagaaagatgtaatttctcattttgaggcatttgaaagcacgcAAGTTTTTGCAACAAGGATATTTTGTTCTTggactattctcttgcaacttcgatgaccatctTGAGCCCAAATTCTCACAGAGTTTATATTTTATGCGTATTTGGAAATATacctagtgagaatactggactTTGACATAAATACCAAACAAGTCCATTCATCAGTCGTTGGTGGGCTCAAAACGTTCTAACGTTAatggttacggaacttaactaGTCTTGAGTCATTTAATTAAACCTACGTTATGAATATTTTTGTGTTAAATCGAAGGCAGTGCTtttaactttaaacaaaatgctgTAATATATAAGCTAAAAAGAGTTTGAGTATACACCAATTCAGGCGCGCAccgggcgcgcaagtgttgagcaccgcggcACATGCTGAGGTGACAAGTGCCTAGTTTTGCGCACTGAGCCATAAGGAAGTCAagtttcttttctctttttatggaaatttaatgCCTTTCTCGAAAATTTATGCGATTTCTCTGACATGGCTGCATGATGACGATCATATGACGATctactgaaattctgacaaagtCTCATTTTAGTGACTATTTTATGCAGTTTCTGCGTCTTTCCCCCCTAATTCACCGAAGACAAGCACCACTTTCAGAATGATTcggtttctatttagttgcaaattttgtagtcagtgatcttcattagtatatcatgatgtcctgttaAGGAAAATATGatagtcgttgaggaaaacatgtCATGCCCAGTAagagtgaaaagaaacatgatttcctcgtgtctttgtgcacaaaactaagcACATGTACACCTCAGCAATGGCGCACGGTGCCCAACACTGCGCGCCTGAATTGGTGTATATAATTACCTGGGTGATGGGGACCCGTCACCAACACATATCAGTTCAACTGAATCCGTCTCGTTGTATGTG includes:
- the LOC139951350 gene encoding neural cell adhesion molecule 2-like isoform X1, which codes for MTGREKSYKTIMLSLAFLLILDVAFSEPPVSPAPSQDPPAKKAYQHPRQDMLVLGSTAIIETEQTAKCYKQYQGSPTLAKDVKRCLEASTTTKGAPGEPYFDIDGGQLLISKYEGDRNAKLTCVVRDLGNHNVVWMKMRPQPNTISMNKILNVPDSRYSLETDNNGTFNLQIDDLRRADEGIYECQVNTDPQLAWSVTLQIVVQATVSDIVPVQKGKRDGRMFSFTYNETDSVELICVGDGSPSPSIEWRKWREPPQPPLPVGNVTLQIESINRSQAGKYECAAENGFNEAPDIRPVFIKVNYKPEVVALVTDVRAAAGEYRQLQCGVDAYPKAKYTWKKDGVTLDPPSGAIKNSPRKQTTIPLFCGGNYTSLVIVSVDPDRDYGTYSCHATNFLGTSVGYINLSGKPMAPVITSSPVGTRRNKYKLTWTQQNGQPPNYPGTIPVDYYKIRYRGWRIDSTKDRRKDYSLEDESYFLEEDTFPVSTKAQQICILIDLRHNATYDLQLYAVNEYGDGDAANLTFYTALAKSDSNITEETTTPNDIAIQGSISSSSKGTKERDDPDQPAKSWQNTDGGNTAPSSRATLVTTMTSLIIFLRCIDFYK
- the LOC139951350 gene encoding neuronal growth regulator 1-like isoform X4 → MTGREKSYKTIMLSLAFLLILDVAFSEPPVSPAPSQDPPAKKAYQHPRQDMLVLGSTAIIETEQTAKCYKQYQGSPTLAKDVKRCLEASTTTKGAPGEPYFDIDGGQLLISKYEGDRNAKLTCVVRDLGNHNVVWMKMRPQPNTISMNKILNVPDSRYSLETDNNGTFNLQIDDLRRADEGIYECQVNTDPQLAWSVTLQIVVQATVSDIVPVQKGKRDGRMFSFTYNETDSVELICVGDGSPSPSIEWRKWREPPQPPLPVGNVTLQIESINRSQAGKYECAAENGFNEAPDIRPVFIKVNYKPEVVALVTDVRAAAGEYRQLQCGVDAYPKAKYTWKKDGVTLDPPSGAIKNSPRKQTTLVIVSVDPDRDYGTYSCHATNFLGTSVGYINLSGKPMAPVITSSPVGTRRNKYKLTWTQQNGQPPNYPGTIPVDYYKIRYRGWRIDSTKDRRKDYSLEDESYFLEEDTFPVSTKAQQICILIDLRHNATYDLQLYAVNEYGDGDAANLTFYTALAKSDSNITEETTTPNDIAIQGSISSSSKGTKERDDPDQPAKSWQNTDGGNTAPSSRATLVTTMTSLIIFLRCIDFYK
- the LOC139951350 gene encoding neural cell adhesion molecule 2-like isoform X6, whose product is MTGREKSYKTIMLSLAFLLILDVAFSEPPVSPAPSQDPPAKKAPGEPYFDIDGGQLLISKYEGDRNAKLTCVVRDLGNHNVVWMKMRPQPNTISMNKILNVPDSRYSLETDNNGTFNLQIDDLRRADEGIYECQVNTDPQLAWSVTLQIVVQATVSDIVPVQKGKRDGRMFSFTYNETDSVELICVGDGSPSPSIEWRKWREPPQPPLPVGNVTLQIESINRSQAGKYECAAENGFNEAPDIRPVFIKVNYKPEVVALVTDVRAAAGEYRQLQCGVDAYPKAKYTWKKDGVTLDPPSGAIKNSPRKQTTIPLFCGGNYTSLVIVSVDPDRDYGTYSCHATNFLGTSVGYINLSGKPMAPVITSSPVGTRRNKYKLTWTQQNGQPPNYPGTIPVDYYKIRYRGWRIDSTKDRRKDYSLEDESYFLEEDTFPVSTKAQQICILIDLRHNATYDLQLYAVNEYGDGDAANLTFYTALAKSDSNITEETTTPNDIAIQGSISSSSKGTKERDDPDQPAKSWQNTDGGNTAPSSRATLVTTMTSLIIFLRCIDFYK